A window of Hordeum vulgare subsp. vulgare chromosome 5H, MorexV3_pseudomolecules_assembly, whole genome shotgun sequence genomic DNA:
GACCCTTCTCAGCAGCTTGTTTGAAGCAGTTCTCGGGAATTCGGGGACGACTTTGACATAGCTCACCTGTCAGTACAAACAAACGACCCTGATTCCCTCATTATACATGTATCCATCTCATCATCTTAACTGAATGTCGAAAAGAGAAGCTCTTACCCTGAAAAGGGGGTTGAGGTTCCTCTGGATGGCTCTCTGGAACTTGCTCTTCAGAAGATTTGTATCGCATGTTGCGgatctatcttttagcactgccaaGATAGCCAGTTGCTCTGGTCCCCCGCCGGAAGGTTTGATGCTAACAGCTGCTGTTTCTAGCAGACCCTCATCGGCTCCATTACAAACCCGTTCAATCTCCACTGAGCTTGTCTGTTCAGGAGAGAGAACATTGACTTTGTTTCATGAAATGCAAACAAGGAATTGAAAACATTGAAAGAAAGAGCTTCAACCTTAATCCCTCCAAGATTCATAGTGTCATCTGCTCTGCCCTGTACAATATAGTAACCACCTACTGTCCTCTGGATTATATCTCCATGTCGTCGGAGTTGCTGCGGTAGAGGTACCGTTACAACATGTGAGCATTCACCATTCGGGTTATTGAGGGTAACTTCTAATAGTATGTAGTTGAATTTATTCGGTTGGTTCAGAAAAGGGGAACATTGACTCAATCGTTGCTACTTTTTCATAGCACACTTATCGTTGCAACTTATGTCAGAGCACAATAACATGTCAAAATCACATATTTGCTTCTCATCTTATCGGTAGGGCTCCACTGGAAAACTTGGACAGCATACTGATTTTATAAAGCTGAACAAGTTGACTACTGCAAATGTCAAATATCTTCATAACAAATTTTGTCAAGCAGTTTAGATATGGAGAACTGAGGTAAGTGACTCCATACCCGTCCTCTGTAAATGGGCATTCCATCAAAGTAAACCTTATCGTGGTCAGCATTGAGAAGCCGATTGGTAGCACCAAAATATAAAGGGAAGAGACCCACTTCTCCAGAGCAAGGTAGATCATCAGGCTGTCAGAGCAAACATCAAATGGTATGCCGCAAAGATAATCACCAAACTTAGATTCAACTGGCAATACTTACATATGCATTTCCCTGTTCATCGAGTATGACAAACCCAGTGGACATTGATGCACCACTGAAAGCTCCAAAAGCTTGTGGCTGCAGAAGACTCCCTTGAATGTATGAGGATGCCAGCTCTGTGCCCCCACAGCACTCAACAATGGGTTTGTAACAGGTACGTGAAGATAGCCACAGATTATCATCAATATCAGAAGCCTCCCCTGTTGTGGCAAGTACCCTGCAGCAATTACAAAATTGTAGCTCCTGTCGGCGAGGTTGTGATGAAATTGAGTGCTTTCTAACAGTGTAAGTAGCAACTTGCCTGATTTTAGTCCAGTCTAGCCCTTCAGTAAGATTACCAGCCTTCCATGATTTCACCAAGCTAGGCACAGATCCTAATACACTCACACGGGCATCCTGCAATTTAATGGACATTACCATGAAGCACATGAGTAAGAGCAATTTATATTTAGCTTCTAATTTAAATATGCAGGGACTTTTGACAAAATCCTAGCATCAACAGACTGAGCTTAATTAGGTAGCCAATAAGCTTTATCTATGCTGAATTCAAGACAAGCACCAGATACATAAATAAGCTCAAGGCTAAGGCTTGCTTAACTAAAAAAATCAGAACAAGGATAAATTGAATTATAACCGGTTTAAACCAAGAGATGATGAAAAATAGGCCACACCTGCACAAATTTGCAGAAGCCACGTCCAAGTGGAGAACCATGATATAAAGCCAATGTCGCACCATTTAGGAAGCATGAGAATAATTGTATGGGTCCCATAACCCAACCCAGATTTGTAGGCCACAGGCCAATGTCCTTTGGGCGAACATCCAAATGTGCCCAGGTATCAGCCCCACATCTTATGGGACAAAGCTGTGTCCACGGTATAGCTTTTGGCTCTCCTGCACCAGAAGCAAATAAAACAGATCAAATCACAAGTGAAGTTGTAAACGTAGAGAACTGGTGCGACCAGAGATAAAAAGAAACTGCGTTAGAAATTCAGGGTAGTCTATACCTGTTGTTCCTGATGAAAACAGTATATTAATTAGGGCGTCTGCAGATTGATAAACTGGAGAGTACATGGATGACCTGCAAATCCAAGACATTTAGCTGCCATGTAGGTCGCATCACAAGTCACCTCTGTTTTGCAATTTGGGTGTTTCATGAAAAGAAAGCATCTGAACCACAATCAGTTACTTTCTGTGTGACATAAGAAGGTTCAAATTTGTTGCATACCTTCCGGCAGCACGAGAAAGAAAATCCTTCCAGGACATATCACCATTTCTTAGTGTAACTCCCAGACGGTCTCCAGTTGCAGGAATTACAATAGCTTTAGATGAAGTCCCCTCCATGACACGGCTGAAGAACATAATTTGATTGATCTAAATAAGTGCTGAGAATTGTTCTGTCATAGTTCAGTTAGTTCATGCAAAAAAGTATAAATGAAATATATATTGTTAAAACAATGCAAAATGATTGTTTTCGCAAGATGTAATCCTACCAAACTTATATATTATTTGCTTGTAAGAGTTGAGCAAATTAAGTTACGGAAACACATATATTAAGCTACTAACTAAATAATTTGATCAATCATATACCTGTAAAGTGGAAATTTCTTCCATCCCCTAATTATGAAATCCTGAAATCTCAAGAAATTAATATAAGCACTACTACAGtactgatggtcataagacttgcTCGTTTAGACGGTCGAACCTGAGTAAAAATTGCCTTTGCTTTTGCGACCCTCATGCGAGTTGCAATCTCCTGAGGTGCGAAACTGTCTGCTATTCCCACAACAACAAAACCTCCAAGGATGATTGCCAAATAAACAATGACCGCATTGCACGTCATTGGCATGTCTATTGCAATCCGGTCGCCCTTTTGGAACATGGTATCAAGGGCATTTGCAACAGTCCTGAAAATACCAAAGCAACAATACCATGATGATGAGCATTGTAGAATAGAACAGAAGAGAATTAAATATTTCCGCATGCCCCCTACTCTTAATTTGTTAAGAGATGCATACATCACTTGGGTGCGAAGCTCCTTCAAGGACATGCGGTTCACTGGGCAGTCATCAAAGCCCTCATCCCTCCAGACAATAGCTGTGCTATCATCTGTCTTGTTCTGGGAAGGCCAAGGTAGCAGACAACATTCAGCAATGTTGAGCACTGCACCTGGGAACCACGCCCCTCCCTTGTTTGATTTATCTGATGCGTCCAGAATCGTCTTTGGTTGTCGTACAAACTTGATGGAGAGCTCCTTGAGCACTATTTTCCAGTAGACCTATGCAATGATCACCTCGGAGGCTATTATGAAGAAATAAAACTCCGAACTGATGTTGTCCGCTTGTGCTGTGAAGTAAATCCCAAATTCAGAAAGAAAAACTGACCTCCTGATTATGAACAGAGAACTTGTGGAAGAGGCCAAAGCTTGAAATTGGATCCTTATATGATGCTCCTAACAGCTTGGGTCCATTCTGTTCCATCACTCTCCCAAGATTCGTTTCCTTGCAGTCAGTCCTGCAACAATCACATAGCAGTGTTGAATGATGTGAATCCACACACCAGTTATAAGCCAGTACTTAACAAAATAGATTTGTTGTTAGGCTAAATGCTGGGTGAAATGGAACGATAAGCTAAACTGACAGGTGGAATTAGACTAGCAGTCACTTTCACCATTGATTAGCCATTGATTGCTCCCACTACCCGATGGGATCAAACAGTTTGGTAGCAAAGTAAGCTCTGGGAGAGAACGCCTGTTCTGCTCAGCTGTATTTCCAACAACAAAAAATGGACGGGGTACGGCGAGGCTTACGGGGAGGGGAACCAGTAGGACGGCGGGCCGCGCTGGGCGCGGTCCCAGCCGGCGTAGACGGAGTAGTAGACCAGCTGGTGGAGCGCGTGCGGGTGGTCCGGCCGCAGCACCCCCGCCGCCACGACCGCCTTCCACGCGGCGGCCGCGTCTTTGCCGGCCGCCGAGCGGAGCGCGGCGAGGAAGGGCCCCGCGTCGGCCGCGGCGAGCCCGGCCGCCTCCACGTCGGCCGCCTGGATCTCCCCCACGCTGCTCCTGGCGGTCGCCGCCATGCCCGGCAGCCTCGCTCGCTCTCCGCCTGCCTCGCCTTCGCGCGAGTGTGTGTGTGCGCTAATGAGTAGTGACACTGCTATGCTATCGGCGCAGGCATCGCTGctctgacgacgacgacgacgaggtgcagagaaaaaggagaaaaaaaaagtcGGTCTTGTTTTTTTGCGGGCTGTCTCGGCTTTGCTTTGCTGGGTAGGTGCTGGTTTGGTAGGAGGCGTGGTGTGGTGCGTGCCTGCGCGCTCGGTGTTTTGGTGGGTacagaaaaaaaaaaaaagagagtcCGTGTGTTGTAACGTAAGAAAATAACACATGTTCTAAACGTAATATATTTTTAcatgacatcatatttgtgttgtcaACGATGGTATTAGTATCCACACAAtaaaaacgcgtttgaatgttcagtcactcggaataagatgagaaatatgttgcttCTCTCCATGAGTTTTTTCAAAGGTGtacatgtgtggttaacgatgttttctttcctctcaattttattttattttaatgaATGTTTATTGTAATTCGTATCATCGTCGGaaatagagaaaaaaaaagaccgtgcactacagattaagtttccatcaaaaataatatttaagaagtattcaacagctaaaaataacatcttaTTTAGATTTTacacatttttttaatcaaatttcatatacagCATGTTAAAATCGaacttacggtttaaaagatatgaataattttgttttagataaaatgtgaATTAATTAACTAAAAAGTTagggttttttttgttaaaatgcggagggcgggttgattacctgaaatatCGGGGGGTTtcggaaaaatgcaaaaaaaaattctttttctgacttaaatccggactgcgggttgattacctgaaatatcagggattttctgaaaactgCAAAAAACGATTCTTTTTTGACTAAAAACGGACTGCAGGTTGAATACTGTAAAAGCGAGGGATGTTTTGTAAAATGACCGCGACGGACGATAGAAAcgctccgcgctttattattactagcaaaatggTTCGTGCGTTgtcacggaagaaaaaaaacataatctccaatgatgatgaccccattatattcatatatcatcgcttgatttacaaattttgtgcacaaacgcaagaaaatgtttcttcttttaaatttattcacaaattgaaacaatctttacattttaaaaaaaatatcatggttgtcaaaaatcttggtaactcaaagatttattctgaatttcaagattttttttataaaacatacaataataatccgaccCATCTaatagttaattcttcaaaattcacacaggtaattgtcacaaagacttggaagcattaatgtttaactacatacattagatctttcgtgaacaattttaatAAATATGGGAATGATTTTAAAACCGAGAacatttttacaatttacaaacatttactaaaaattatgaatattttttatatttcgaacgggtttaaatattttcttttgaattggccaccaattcaagaaaagacgaacataatttttgatgttggatgattttattttaaattcacaaacattttttgaaatgcatgaaatttttctgaataaacaaacatttttataaatctgtaatatatttattaaattcatggacattgttttggaatttgcaacaaaatataaaaatccggcgcttttttgaatcctatttttaattcaaaataaaaaatcgtcagcattttaatccaaattcctattttttaatatgcaaaagtttttgtgatTCTAAATTagttaaattataaataaacaaaaatggaacggaatttttttttaaactatcaaacaggcattagctatttttaaaattttaggacatattttgaattagaaagcattttgttaaatgcatttaatagtttttaatacatggaattgtatctgagatcatggactattcttattgtacaaacagttttataaaattgcaaacattttattgtatatgcgagcattttttacaaaactccgagcagtttttgaagtcaaaaacattttaattttttaaatatgttgacttataattttcagtttattgaaattttaaagattatttaaagttataaattatttaaaataaaaaaataaaacggaactgaaaataaataaataaacggaaactAAAAacaggcgcctgtgcatgggccggcccatacggtgtgctggatattctcccagtGTGCAGcgtgtaatataggaggtttttacatgggccggcccagtccaaattttttcgctttgtgaaacgttttctattatttaccggtggcatggtggataatttatgcaaactttaggagTAATTTTCAAGACGGATGACCAGAAACCGAATTTGCTTTTTTTATTagggagagaaaaggagagaaaagaaaaatagacCAGCTCTCCGTTAGGCCTTGTACACCGTTGAGTGCCTGTGCAACACGTCAACACCGGTGCTAGCTAGCAAGCGTTTCCAACTTATTTTTGTTCCACAACGCACAAGTGCATCATAGGGGTGCTTGGGATGCTTTAACATTCACGTAACCCTTGCACTCAGACCTGAACCCATCAgttgaaatttgtgtgaatcactagtttaTGAGTAACTTTACATTAAaatagatttttttgtcattcttTTTTaatgtttaatattagtgtgttctatcattatattaaatttagTAATTTTCAGGTTATTAAAAAattaaatgcctttgtaagagatgtgtattcgtctgaaaccgtgatacttcgaaagagattgttcattttgtacacgaCGTACATCCAATTAGTGTTGTAAGTCTTTCAACTTTTTAATActtactatgtgggtgaaatgttgataccatgccaagtttcagccttttcatagTTAATTTGTAGCGTTTTTCAAATTTCAGTTCATTTATCTCAAAAAAACCATTAATTCCATGAAATATAGCAAATAAGgtgagaaagaattgaaaactgatgacgtggctttgaatgatgcatattgagcacATAAAAAGTCTGAAGttaaaataagtttaaaaaaaagaaaTATCTTTGTAAGAGATTAATATTCatttgaaaccgtgatacttcgaaagagattgtccattttgtacacgaagtgaattcagtttttgtcgtaaccctcctaactttttagcacatgctatgtgagtgaaatgatgataccatatcaagtttcaacctttccagagtttatttgtatcgcttttcaattttagagtcatttagctcaaaaagaagcattaaatccatgaaaaatagtaaatgaggtgagaaatggttgaaaattgatgacctgactttgaatgatgcatattgagcgcacaaaaagtctgaagttgaaataagttttcaaaaataaaatacctttgtaagagatgaatatttgtttaaaaaaatgaatgactcttgacttagagtaagttttatTATTCTTACACACATCACATGGACAAGACATAAAACCATTTCGctggtttgcctcagccacacACAGAAAAATCTGCAAGCCATCAATGAACTGAGGAGAGCGTCGGTCATCGTATATTCATTATCGGTCCATCTTCATTACACGAGACcaaaaagaccaaattaataTAAGTTCACACATATAGTTCATGCACACTTGTAACAAAC
This region includes:
- the LOC123452853 gene encoding probable CoA ligase CCL12, which codes for MAATARSSVGEIQAADVEAAGLAAADAGPFLAALRSAAGKDAAAAWKAVVAAGVLRPDHPHALHQLVYYSVYAGWDRAQRGPPSYWFPSPTDCKETNLGRVMEQNGPKLLGASYKDPISSFGLFHKFSVHNQEVYWKIVLKELSIKFVRQPKTILDASDKSNKGGAWFPGAVLNIAECCLLPWPSQNKTDDSTAIVWRDEGFDDCPVNRMSLKELRTQVMTVANALDTMFQKGDRIAIDMPMTCNAVIVYLAIILGGFVVVGIADSFAPQEIATRMRVAKAKAIFTQDFIIRGWKKFPLYSRVMEGTSSKAIVIPATGDRLGVTLRNGDMSWKDFLSRAAGRSSMYSPVYQSADALINILFSSGTTGEPKAIPWTQLCPIRCGADTWAHLDVRPKDIGLWPTNLGWVMGPIQLFSCFLNGATLALYHGSPLGRGFCKFVQDARVSVLGSVPSLVKSWKAGNLTEGLDWTKIRVLATTGEASDIDDNLWLSSRTCYKPIVECCGGTELASSYIQGSLLQPQAFGAFSGASMSTGFVILDEQGNAYPDDLPCSGEVGLFPLYFGATNRLLNADHDKVYFDGMPIYRGRQLRRHGDIIQRTVGGYYIVQGRADDTMNLGGIKTSSVEIERVCNGADEGLLETAAVSIKPSGGGPEQLAILAVLKDRSATCDTNLLKSKFQRAIQRNLNPLFRVSYVKVVPEFPRTASNKLLRRVLRDQLKQELANHSKL